The Streptomyces sp. M92 nucleotide sequence CCCTGCCACTTCGCGTCCGCGCGCACCGGCAGCCCGCGCAACGACGTGCTGGTGAACGCCGGTCCGGAGGCGGGCCGCCGGACGCGCGAGCGGCTCGGCGTCCCCGAGGGGCACACCGTGGTGCTGTACGCGCCGACCCGCCGCGAGTACCGGCGGGGCGGGTACGTGGAGCGGTTCGACCCGGCCCGGCTGGCCGCCGACCTCGGTGAGGGCCACACCCTGGTGGTGCGGCTGCACCCGTCGCTGGCCGGCGGCCCGGCGCGCGGCATGGGCCTGGCGGAGCTGCACCGGCGGGGCGTGCTGATCGACGCGACCGACGAGCCGCACGTCGAGGACCTGATGCTCGCCTCCGACCTGCTGATCACCGACTACTCGGCCCTGATGTTCGACTACGTCCTCCTGGACCGGCCCGTGCTGATCCACGCGGACGACTGGGCCGCCTACACGGCGAGCCGCGGCGCCTACTTCGACGTCACCGCCGAGGCACCCGGCCATGTCTCCCGCTCCTACCGGGAGCTGGCGTGGCTGCTGACCTCCGGCGCCTGGCGGGACGAGGAGGCGGCGCGGCTCAGGGCGGCGTTCCGGGCCCGGTTCTGCGAGTACGAGGACGGCCGGGCCGCCGAGCGGGTGGTGCGGACGCTGCTGCTGGGCGAGCCGATGCCGGAGCCCGCCGGGGTGCCCGGAGCCCGGTCCGTCCCGGCCGTCCCCGGCCGCGATCTGCTGGCCTCGTCATGAGGCCGCGCACCTGGGTGCTGGTCCTGGCCGCGGTCTTCGCCCTGCTCCAGCTGGCGAACGTCACCGGCCGGGACACCCCCGACACCAAGAACTACCTGTCGTACGCCCTGAGTCTGGCCGGTGGCGGCAAGCGCGGGGTGGCCGCGGACACCATCGACTACGTGTGCGCGAGCAAGGCGTCGACGGCCCGCCGCGACCAGAGCGTGCACGTGGTCCGCTTCCACCGCCCCGACCCCACCGACCGGGTGACGGCCGACTGCCGGGAGCGGGAGTGGCGGCAGGTGGAGCCGAGGCTCGCGGCCGGGCAGACCGGCGGGCACACCGTGCCCTACATGACGGAACGCTTCATGCGGATCTTCGAGGCGCGGCCCGGCTACCCGCTGTTCCTGGTGCCCTTCGTCGTGCTCCTCGGGGCGACGTGGGGGCTGTGGGCGGCGGGTGTGGTCATCGCCTGCGCGGGTGGTGTCCTGGTCTTCCTGATCCTGCGCACCCTGTCCGTGCCGGTGCCGCTCGCGCTGACCGGGCAGGCGCTGTACTACGTGCTGCCGTGCGGGACGACGGCCATGCGGCCGATGACCGAGGGCCTGCTGATGGCGCTGACGCTGGCGGCGGTGTGGGGGTGCGCGCTGGTGCTGCGGGCCGGGCGGGCGCGGGCCGGTTACGCGCTGGTCGGCGGTTCGCTGCTCGCGCTGTTCACCGTGAAGCACTCGCAGGCGCTGTTCCTCGGGGTGTGCCTGGCGGCGGCGGGCGCGCTGCTCGCGCTGCGGCGACGCCGGCGGGGGCGGCCGGCGGGCCGGGAGGTGCTCGTGCTCGCGGCGGTCGGCCTGGCGGGCGCCGTCGGCACCATGGCGCTGTCGCGGCTGCTGCACTACCCGTCGGTCTCCGACAGCCTCCAGGACCTGCTGACCGGGCACTTCGCCCGGCCGGACCGAGCGGACCCGTGGCCGGAGTTCTGGCAGTTGCAGGGCAACTTCTGGGTGGAGTGGCTGCGGCGGCAGGCGTGGGAGCCGCTGTTCGCGGCGGCGCTGGGCGCCGGGGCGTGGGGTGCGCTGCGGCGCGGCGGGGCGGTCGGGGTCTTCCTGGTCGCGGCGGCGTTCACCGGCATCCTGACGCAGGCGGGGCACCCGGACATCAACATCTGGGGCGAGCGGCTGATCGTGCTGGCCTGGCTGCTGCCGGTGGTGGGCGTCCCACTGCTGCTGGAGCCGGTGGTGCGGGCCGGCCGGGTGGCGCTGCCGGCGCAGGGGCAGGCCGAACGGGCGCGCGTGGCCGACTGAACGGTCACTCGATGCGGTGACGTGAGGTCGTGTCGTTGACCTCGACGGAGCCACCGGGAACATACGGCAAATGCCCCGAATGTCCCACCCTTCGCACGTCCCGTGAGCGCCGGTGTCCTCGTCCGGCGGCCCGTGCGCGGTGCCACGGCGCTGCGCGGCGGCCGGTCCTGGCGCCCCACCCCGTACCAGGCCGTCGGTTTCCTGTTTTTCCTGGTGATGACGCTGGCGTACTGGGCGGTGCCGCTGTGCTGCGACGCCGGCCAGCACGCGGCCGTCGTCGAGCGCCTGAAGGCGAACCCCCTGAGTCCCCGCCACCCGATGGCCGACCTGCCGGGCGCGGGCAGCGCGTACTACTCGCCGTACGCGGTGGCGCAGGGCCTGTTCGCCCGGCTGACCGGGCTGGGCGGCTGGGAGGTGGTGCGGCTCGCCGGGCCGCTGAACCTGCTGGTCCTGCTGACCGGCCTCGGCCGCTTCGTGCGGGTGCTGAGCCCGCGGCCGTGGGCGCCGGTGCTGGCGCTGGGCGCGATGACGCTGCTGTGGGGCACCGAGCGGGCCTGGTGGAGCGGCTACCTCGGGCTGATGTCGATGACGGGCAACCTCGGCTACCCGTCGGCGTTCGCGATCGGGCTCACCTTCTGGGCCTGGGCGCTGACGGGCGCACGGGCCCGGGACGAGCGCCGGGTGCGGTACGTGGGCCCGAGCGGCCTGCGCGGGCTGCCCGGTTACGCGGGCCTCGGCCTCCTCTACGGCCTGGTCCTCCTCGTCCACCCGATCACGGCGGTGGCGGCGGCGCTGGGCGCGGTGGCGCTGGTGACCGGGTGGCAGCGCCGGTGGCGGGGGCCGGTCGTCGGGCGGTGGGCGCTGACGGGCGCGGTGGCGGCGGCGTCGGCGGCGCTGTGGCCGTACTTCGACGTGTTCGCGCTGGCCGGGGACGACAGTGTGGACGCCATGCACCGCGTGCTCTACCTGGAACTTCCCGGGGAGTTCTGGCTGGCGCTGCTCGGGCTGCCGGCGCTGTGGCGGCGAGGCCGGGCGTCGGTGCGTGATCCGCTGGTGCTGCTCTTCGTGCTGGACTGCGCGGTGGTGGCGTACGGCTGGTTCGGCGGCCACTACACCTACGGCCGCATCCTCGGGCTGACGCTGGTGCCGTTGCAGTTCGCGCTGGCGGTGGAGCTGGCGGCGCCCCGGCCGTGGGGGTGGTGGCGCAGGGCGCTGGGCTCGGCGGCGGCCGCGGGGGCACTGCTGGGCTTCCTCACGGTGCAGGCGGGGGCGGTGGTGCCGCGGGCGCTGGACCCGGTCGGTTTCGAGCAGCCGCCGAACTGGCCGACGTACGAGTGGGCGGCGCGGCACATCGGCCCCGGCGAGGTCGTGATCACCGACGGCTACTACGCGGGGCACGCCATCGCCGGGTACGGGCCGAACCTCGCGGCGCCCGCCTGGCCGGACCCGTCGCTGGACGAGCGGGAGCGCGGTCGGCGGGTGGCCGACGTGGAGGCCTACCTCGACCCCGGCTCGACCCGCGCCGAGCGCACCGCGATCGTCCGCCGGTACGACGTCCGCTGGCTGCTGCTCACCCGCTGGCAGCCGGTGCCCGCGGAGGCGGTGGTGGTGGCGTGGAGCGAGCGGACGGGCGAGGTGCTGGCGCGGGTGGGGGCCGGGGGCTGACCGGCGGAGCCCGCCGGGGGCCGGCTACTCGATGACCAGCTCGACCGGGATGTTCCCCCGGGTGGCGTTGGAGTAGGGGCAGACCTGGTGGGCCTGCTCGACCAGCTTGCGGCCGGTCTCCTCGTCCAGGCCCTCGGGCAGCTCGACCCGCAGCGTGACGGCGAGCGCGAAACCCTCGCCCTGCTTGCCGATGCCGACCTCGGCGGTCACCGCGGCGTCGCCGACGTCGGCCTTGGCCTGCCGGCCGACCAGGCCGAGGGCGCTGCCGAAGCAGGCGGCGTACCCGGCGGCGAACAGCTGCTCGGGATTGGTGCCCTGCCCGTTGCCGCCCATCTCGACGGGGACGCCGAGTGCGAGGTCGAGGGTGCCGTCGGAGCTGACGGCGCGGCCGTCGCGGCCGTGGGTGGCGGTGGCGGCGGCGGTGTAGATGGCGTCCATGGGAGAACCGTCCCTCTCGGTGCGGGGGAAGCGTCGTGGCGACGCCTGACGAGGACAAGTAGAGCACGCAATTCAATCGAGCACAACTACATTGCGCACAACTCAATGGCGCGCAAAACCCGTCGGCTACCCTGGAGGACATGACCCCGCCCGCAACGGACTGGCTCCGCCTGGACCAGCAGATCTGCTTCTCCCTGAACGCGGCATCGCGCGCCTTCAACGGCGTCTACCGCGTGGTCCTCAAGGACCTCGGCCTCACCTACCCGCAGTACCTGGTGATGCTGGTGCTGTGGGAGCACGGGGAGCTGCCGGTGAAGAAGCTCGGCGAGCACCTGCGCCTCGACTCCGGCACGCTGTCGCCGCTGCTCAAGCGACTGGAAGCGGCCGGCCTGGTCCGCCGGGAGCGCAGCGCGCGCGACGAGCGGTCCGTGGAGGTCCGGCTCACCGGTGAGGGCGCGGCGCTGCGCGAGCGGGCTACCGAGGTACCGCGCCGGATCGCGACGGCGACCGGGCTGGACCTCGCGGAGGTCCAGGACCTGCGCGCCCGCCTCGACCGGCTCACGGCGGCCCTGGACACGTACGGCACCGAAGCGGCCCCCACCGCGTCCTGACGTGTGCGGGGCCCGTCGGGCACCGGGATGACGGATCATGACCACCAAGGACCACTGACGAGGGGACGGCCGCACATGACCTGGCTGATCACCGGCGGCGCCGGATACATCGGAGCGCACGTCGTACGGGCGATGTCCGAGGCGGGCGAGAAGGCGGTCGTGTACGACGACCTGACCTCCGGCATCGCCGAGCGGGTGCCGGACGGCGTCCCCGTGGTGGTGGGCTCGGTCCTGGACGGCGAACGGGTCGCCCGCGCCCTCACCGACCACTCCGTCACCGGTGTGGTGCATCTGGCCGCGAAGAAACAGGTCGGCGAGTCGGTGGAGCTGCCGCTGCGGTACTACCGGGAGAACGTCGAGGGCCTGCGCGTCCTGCTGGACGCGGTCACCGCGGCCGGCGTCCCGTCCTTCGTCTTCTCCTCCTCGGCTGCGGTGTACGGCATGCCCGACGTGGACCTGGTGACGGAGGAGACGCCGTGCCTGCCCATGTCGCCGTACGGCGAGACCAAGCTGGCCGGCGAATGGATGGTGCGCGCGACCGGCCGGGCGACGGGCCTGTCCACGGCCTCCCTGCGCTACTTCAACGTGGCGGGCGCCGCGAGCCCGGAACTCGCCGACACGGGCGTCCACAACCTCGTCCCGATGGTCTTCGAGAAGCTGACCGAGTCCGCGGCCCCCCGCATCTTCGGCGACGACTACGCGACGCCGGACGGCACCTGCGTCCGCGACTACATCCACGTGATCGACCTGGCCGAGGCCCACGTCGCCGCCGCCCGCGCCCTGCGGTCCGCCCCGGGCCGCTCCCTCACCCTCAACATCGGCCGGGGCGAGGGCGTCTCCGTCCGCGAGATGATCGACCGCATCAACGCCCTCACCGGCCACGACCACCCGCCGACGGTCACCCCCCGCCGCCCCGGCGACCCGGCCCGGGTGGTCGCCTCGGCCGACCGCGCCGCCGCCGAACTGGGCTGGAAGGCCAAGTACGACGTCGAGGACATGATCACGTCGGCGTGGGCGGGCTGGGTGCGGCTGCATCCGGGGGCGGCGCGGGACTGAGACCGCCGAATCAGCGGGAGAAGCCGTTCGCCGTCGCGTGAACCGGCGGTACCGCGCGGGCCCCCACGTCTCGTGCCCATGGGCCGGGTGCGGCGCGCGGCCGGCCCCGTGTCAGGGGCCGGCCGGCGCGTTCCCTCGGTGCCTGGTCAGAGCGGCTGGACCGGCTGTTCCCAGACGACCAGCGCCAGGCAGCCCTTGGGGCTGCGCGGGGTGTGCACGCTGCCCGGCGGCATGTTCAGCAGGCTGCCGGCCGGGTGGATCCCGGCCTCCGTCTCCAGTTCACCGCTGAGCACGTAGATCAGCTCGCAGCCCGGGTGACGGTGTGTCTGTGCCTTCGCCCCCGGCAGGTACCGGACCACGGCTGCGGCCGGTCCGCCCTCGCCCGTCTGCTCGGGCCCGTAGAGCCGGTGGATCTCGGCGTTCGTGCGCCCGTCCGCGGTCAGCGGCCGGAAGTCGAGGTCCGCCTCTCCGAGGTCACCGGAGGCCAGGACGGAGAAGAGCAGGGGAAGGTTCTCGGACTGAACGGTCATGTCGGCCTCTCCAGGATCTGTCGGCGTCGCGCGGCTGAGTGATGTGGGGACGGGCGGGTGTCACGTGCCGTCACCGACGCGGCCCGGCACACCGTCGATCCACCGGTCCGCGTAACGGTCGGCCGCCGCCTGGTCACGGAAGGCGTACGTCTTCAGCAGCCAGCGCTGCCGGGCCCGCTCGGGGTCGTTGATCTCCATCTTGTCCCGGCAGTGCAGGCCGTCCTGGTTCGCGAAGGTGAAGAGGTCGCCGGTCTGGATCCGGTGCCGGGTCTTGTCGGCCCGTACCAGCGCGTTCTTCAGGGCGAGCAACGCGTCCTTGGCCTCCGGCGGGCTGGTCTCGGTCACCGTGGTGGTGGTGTCCAGGTAGCGGAAGCTGTGGTCGTTCTCGAGGATCGCGTGGTCCTCCGAGACGCTGAGCGCGCCGTTGTTGTCCCGGGAGAACACGTCGTAGGGCGTGATGAAGAAGGGCTGGCGCAGCACCCTCTGCTGTTCCTCGGTGAGGTGGGTCAGCAGGTCCCTGCCGTCCACGAACCCGGTGTAGATGTAGTCGGCTCCGTCGGGGCAGCGCATGCCGAGCAGGGAGATGAAGTCGGCCCGCACCGGGTGTGCCGTACGTTCGTTGTGGTAGACGAGCTCGCTGTCGCTGAACCCGGTCTGCAGCCCGCTGTACTTGTTGATCGCGATGACGTCGACGAAGAACGCCCCGTTGAACCGGGTCCCGTACGACAGCAGCGGGGTGGCGACGAGCTTCCCGAACAGGGCCAGGAAGGCCTCACCCACGAACGTGCGCTTCTTGGCGTGCTTGTCCGTGATCGGGTCGTCCAGGTCGAGCAGCGGGATGTTCTCGTCGAGGGGGCAGTTGCGCAGGACGTGCGCCTGTGAGCCGCCGGCGGCACGTTCCTCGCGGATGCGGTCGCACACCTCGACCAGGTAGGCGGGCACCTCACCGCTGTCGACGAGGTCCGCTGTCGCGGCGTCGAACGCGACGATGTCGTCGTACGGGTTCTTGGGCAGTTCCTTGAGCAGTTCCCTCAGCGAGTCCCGGTCGGTGTCGGAAAAGGTGTAAAAGGGCTCCACTTTCGGCTCCTGGTCTCGATGGGGCGGTCGGTCAGCCTGCGGCGACAGGGGTGAGTTCGGCGGCGAGCCGGGCCTTGACGACGCCGAGGTCCTCGCAGTCACCGCCGGTTCGTTCCTCGATGTGGATGCGGTACAGCTTGTCCAGCTCGCCCTCGGACACGGTGACGCCCAGTTCACCGATCAGGTGACGCAGGACGCTGCGGCCGGAGTGACGGCCCACGAGCACGCTGCGCTCCCGGCCGAAACGGGCGGGCTCGACGTACTCGTACGTGGCCGGGTTGCGCAGGATGCCCTGCTGGTGGAGGCCGGCAGCGGTACCGAAGGCGTACGTGCCGAATATCGCCTTGTTGCGGGGTTCCTCGAGGCGGATGTGCCTCCTCAGGGCGGTGTACACCCCGTACATGGCGTCGAGCCGGATCTCGCTGTACAGGCCGGTGACGTCCTGCTTGTAGGCCAGCAGCGCGGCGATCTCCTCCAGCGCGGTGTTGCCGGCGCGTTCACCGATCCCGCCGAGCGTCGCCTGCACCTCGTCCGCGCCGGCGACGAGTCCGGCCAGCGCGTTCGCGGTGGACAGGCCGAAGTCCTCGTGGCAGTGCGTCGCGATGCGCACCGGGGCCGGCGCCCAGGAGCGGAAGCGGGCGATGAGTCCGGCGTACTCCTCGGGAGTCAGCGCCCCCGAGGTGTCGGCCACCACCAGGCAGGTGGCGCCCGCCTCGACGGACCGTTCGGCCAGCTCGCGCAGCAGGTCGTCCTCGCCGCGGCTGGCGTCCTCGATGCCGACGGACACGTCCTCGACACCGAGTTCCCTGGCCACGGCGACGGAATCGACGACCTCGGCGACCGCCTGGGCGCGCGTGATGCGGCGCTTGTGCCGGAGGTGGATGTCGCTGCCGGTCGAGGCGATCTGCACCTGGTGGCGGGCCGTGCCGCCGGCCTTCACCGCCGTTTCGATGTCCGTCGCGACCGCCCTGCAGAACGTGGTGAACCTCGCCTTCGTCAGGTGCTGCGAGATCAGCCGGGTCGCCTCGAAGTCGCTGGGCGAGGAGGCCGGGAACCCGGTCTCGATACGGTCCACGCCGAGGGACTCGATCCCCAGGGCCAGTTCGAGTTTCTCGTCGGGGCCGAGGGCGTTGGCCGGGGCCTGTTCTCCGTCGCGGAGTGTGGTGTCGAAGAAGGAAACACGACGCATGTCAGATCTCTCCGAGGCACTGGGGGGTGAGACGGGCGACCGGTTCGGGAGGGCTCGGCTCCGCGCCGGCGAGCACGGGGGAACGGCGGGCCAGCGCTTCGCCCATCCTGTGGACCGCCTCGTCGATGACTGCCCGGGACGTGGCGAAGGAGAGCCGCACGTGCCCTTCGCCCCCGGGTCCGAACGCGCTGCCCGGGGTCACCGCGACGCGGGCCTCGTCGAGCAGCCATGCGGCGAACTCCGCCGAGGTGGCGAAGCCGGTGCCGCGGATGTCGGGGAAAACGTAGAAGCTGCCTTCCGGCAGCGCGCACCGCACGCCGGGGAGCCGGTTGAGCCCCGAGACGACGAGTTCACGGCGAGCGGCGTACTCGTGGGTCATCGCCGCCACGTCGTCCTGCGGCCCGGTGAGCGCCGCCAGGCCGCCGTACTGGACGAACGTGCCCGCGCAGCCGACGGAGTGCTGCTGGGCCTTCAGGATCTCGCCGACGACATCCGTCGGGCCGCAGACGTAGCCCAGCCGCCAGCCCGTCATCGCGTACGCCTTGGAGAACCCGTTGACCGTCAAGGTCCGGTCGGCGCAGCCCGGCAGGGATGCCAGGCTGAGGTGGCGCGCGCCGCCGTAGACGATCTTCTCGTAGATCTCGTCGGACACGACCAGCAGATCGTGGTCCCGGACGAACTCGGAGACGGTCCGGGCCTCGTCCGCGCTCAGCACCCGCCCGGTGGGGTTGTTGGGCGTGTTGAGCAGCAGCACCTTCGTGCGCGGCGTGACGTACTGTTCGAGCACGTCACGGGTGAGACGGAACCCGTCTGCCGCGTCGAGCGGCACCGAGACGGGCACGGCGCCGACCAGGCGGGCCATGGAGGCGTAGCTGACCCAGCTCGGTGTGGGCACGAGCACCTCGTCGCCCGGGTCGAGCAGGGCCAGCAGCGAGATGAACAGCGCGTGCTTCGCGGAGGGCGTGACGACGATGTCCCGGTCCTTGCGAGCCACGATCCCGTTGTCCCGTTCCAGCTTCTGCGCGACGGCGGCGAGAAGTTCAGGCAGGCCTCGGCTGGGGGCGTAGTGCGTGTGTCCCTCGTCCAGCGCGCGGGTGGCCGCTTCGACCACGTGGCCGGGGGAGTCGAAGTCCGGTTCCCCACCGCCGAGGTCGAGGACGTCGACCCCCTCGGCCCGCAGGGCGTGCACGCGTTCCAGAACGGCGAAGGTGGCCGAACGCTCGATGCCGGAGAAACGGGTGGCCGTGCGTGGGTTCACCGGACGCTCCCCGGAGCCAGCGCCTCGCCGACCGTCGTGATCCGCGCCGTCCGGCCGATGACCGACAGCGCGGCGGTGTGCATCTCGTCGCCGTCGGCCCCGGTGGCGTCCTCCAGCACCTCGACCGCGTAGTCCCGGTCGTGACCGTCCCGCGCGGTCGCGAGGATCACCATGTCGGTGGAGACGCCGGTGAGCAGCAGGGTGTCGACTCCGAGCGCCCGCAGGGTCAGGTCGAGGCCGGTGCCGTAGAAGGGGCTGATGCGGTGCTTGGCGATCACCGGTTCGCCGTCGGCCGGCTTCACGGCGTCGTGCGGCTGGGTGGCCCACGTGCCGAGCAGAATCCGGCCGTCGTCCTTCGCGCTGTGGAAAACCGGCGAACCCGCCGGCCATTCCGGATAACCCGCGGTAAAGCCCACGACGACGTGAATTACCGGAATTCCTCGGTTCCGGGCCGTCTCCAGCGCGAGGGCCGCATTTTCCAGGACTCCGCGCCGGGCAAGGTGACGGGCGTATCCGTCACGGCCGTATTTGCCCTCGGGGTGAACGATGTCGTTAATGAGGTCCAGCATGAGTAGCGCTGGTTTTCTCGCCACAGCTCTTCAGCTCCTCAGCTTCCTGTGCCGCGCCGGTCGCGCTGCAAATCGACCATGACGCCAAACGGCCGGTCAACCGGGATGAGAGGCGCTCATCCGTCCATGAGTGCATTGGATGACTCCTGCTTTTTCGGCTCACCGCGCCTACGTTGAACGCGTTTTGAACTGGTCTCCCGGCGTCTTTCGAAAGGACTGACACAGGTGCACCACCGCATGCCTTCCGGAGGGCTCTCCCACCACATCGCCGTGATCGGCAGCGGGCCCCGCGGGCTGAGCGTGGTCGAGCGGCTCGCCGCGCGGCTGCTGGACGCCCCGCCTCTCGTGCCTGTCCACATCCACCTCATCGACTCCGTGCAGGTGGGCTCCGGCCGGGTGTGGCGCACCGACCAGCCGCTGTGGTTCCTCATGAACACCGTCGCCGGCGAGGTGTCCGCCTTCTCCGGGCGACCGGACGACGGACCGGTCCGGCCGGGTGCCGGGCCGTCCCTCGCCGAGTGGTGGCGGACCGTCGATCCGGACGGAGCCGATCCGCTCGGGTACGCGCCCCGGGCCGTGTACGGCCATTACATGCAGTACGTCCTGAACACGGTGGAGGAGAACCTGCCCGAGGGCGTACACCTGCACCGCACTTCGGGTGAGGTCACGGACCTGGAGCCCGGTCCCGACGGCTACCGGCTCGTCTTCGCCGGCGGCGGCGCCCTGACCGCCGACCGCGTGGTCGTCACCACCGGGCACACTCGGCCCGAACTCTCCGCGGACCAGCAGCGGCTCGCCGACTTCGCCGCGGCCGTCCCGGGCCTGCGGTACTTCCGCGGGGACTCCGCCGCCGACATGCCCCTCGACGACATCCCGGCCGGCTCGACGGTGGGGATCCTGGGTCTCGGTCTTTCGTTCTACGACGTCATGGCGGCGCTCACCGAGGGCCGCGGCGGACGCTACGCGACCGAGCCGGACGGCACCCTGCGGTACCTGCCCAGCGGACGGGAGCCCCTCCTGGTGGCCGGGTCGCGCAGCTCCATGCCGGTACCCGGCCGCGGTCGTCACCAGAAGGACTTCGACCACCGCTACTCGGCGCGGCTGTTCACCGCCGACCGAATACGCCGTACCAGGGGCGCCTCGGTCCGGTTCCGGACCGAGGCGTGGCCCTGGCTGCGGGCGGAGATGGACCTGGTCTACTACGCGACCGGCCTGCGCCGGGCGGCGGGCGACGGCCCGGCCGAGGCGTTCGTCTCGGACGTGGTCGCCGCCGCGCGCACCGGGGTGCCCGACGTCCGCGCGCTGGCCGCCCGCCACGGGGCGGACACGCTGCCCCCGCTGGACATCGACGCCCTCGCCCGGCCGTTCGAGGGCCGCGAGTACCCGAGCCCGCAGGCCTTCACCGCCGATCTCGTCGCCGCCGTCACCCGGGACCTGGAGCACGCGGAGGAGGGCAACGTCGATTCGCCCCTCAAGGCCGCTCTGGACGTGCTGCGCGACACCCGCGCAGTGCTCCGGGAACTCGTCGACTTCGGCGGGCTGACCCCGGACTCCCACCGGGACGAGTTCCTGGCCTGGTTCGTGCCGCGCACGTCG carries:
- a CDS encoding MarR family winged helix-turn-helix transcriptional regulator; the protein is MTPPATDWLRLDQQICFSLNAASRAFNGVYRVVLKDLGLTYPQYLVMLVLWEHGELPVKKLGEHLRLDSGTLSPLLKRLEAAGLVRRERSARDERSVEVRLTGEGAALRERATEVPRRIATATGLDLAEVQDLRARLDRLTAALDTYGTEAAPTAS
- a CDS encoding LeuA family protein; this encodes MRRVSFFDTTLRDGEQAPANALGPDEKLELALGIESLGVDRIETGFPASSPSDFEATRLISQHLTKARFTTFCRAVATDIETAVKAGGTARHQVQIASTGSDIHLRHKRRITRAQAVAEVVDSVAVARELGVEDVSVGIEDASRGEDDLLRELAERSVEAGATCLVVADTSGALTPEEYAGLIARFRSWAPAPVRIATHCHEDFGLSTANALAGLVAGADEVQATLGGIGERAGNTALEEIAALLAYKQDVTGLYSEIRLDAMYGVYTALRRHIRLEEPRNKAIFGTYAFGTAAGLHQQGILRNPATYEYVEPARFGRERSVLVGRHSGRSVLRHLIGELGVTVSEGELDKLYRIHIEERTGGDCEDLGVVKARLAAELTPVAAG
- a CDS encoding cupin domain-containing protein, which translates into the protein MTVQSENLPLLFSVLASGDLGEADLDFRPLTADGRTNAEIHRLYGPEQTGEGGPAAAVVRYLPGAKAQTHRHPGCELIYVLSGELETEAGIHPAGSLLNMPPGSVHTPRSPKGCLALVVWEQPVQPL
- a CDS encoding organic hydroperoxide resistance protein, producing the protein MDAIYTAAATATHGRDGRAVSSDGTLDLALGVPVEMGGNGQGTNPEQLFAAGYAACFGSALGLVGRQAKADVGDAAVTAEVGIGKQGEGFALAVTLRVELPEGLDEETGRKLVEQAHQVCPYSNATRGNIPVELVIE
- a CDS encoding FAD/NAD(P)-binding protein — translated: MPSGGLSHHIAVIGSGPRGLSVVERLAARLLDAPPLVPVHIHLIDSVQVGSGRVWRTDQPLWFLMNTVAGEVSAFSGRPDDGPVRPGAGPSLAEWWRTVDPDGADPLGYAPRAVYGHYMQYVLNTVEENLPEGVHLHRTSGEVTDLEPGPDGYRLVFAGGGALTADRVVVTTGHTRPELSADQQRLADFAAAVPGLRYFRGDSAADMPLDDIPAGSTVGILGLGLSFYDVMAALTEGRGGRYATEPDGTLRYLPSGREPLLVAGSRSSMPVPGRGRHQKDFDHRYSARLFTADRIRRTRGASVRFRTEAWPWLRAEMDLVYYATGLRRAAGDGPAEAFVSDVVAAARTGVPDVRALAARHGADTLPPLDIDALARPFEGREYPSPQAFTADLVAAVTRDLEHAEEGNVDSPLKAALDVLRDTRAVLRELVDFGGLTPDSHRDEFLAWFVPRTSFLAAGPPRARLRQVIALVRAGVLRLAGPQTRFETAPEQGTFVVSSPRVRGSHTPATTVVDARIPTPSLLRDPAPLTRALVSRSLLTSYVNTDGAEAFDTGGVAVTKSPYHPVGSGGVPDRGLYVLGIPTEHTRWFMQGGSSRPGFWTDFIWDADAIAADALAPVATADAARRQPTAVLA
- a CDS encoding TauD/TfdA family dioxygenase, which translates into the protein MEPFYTFSDTDRDSLRELLKELPKNPYDDIVAFDAATADLVDSGEVPAYLVEVCDRIREERAAGGSQAHVLRNCPLDENIPLLDLDDPITDKHAKKRTFVGEAFLALFGKLVATPLLSYGTRFNGAFFVDVIAINKYSGLQTGFSDSELVYHNERTAHPVRADFISLLGMRCPDGADYIYTGFVDGRDLLTHLTEEQQRVLRQPFFITPYDVFSRDNNGALSVSEDHAILENDHSFRYLDTTTTVTETSPPEAKDALLALKNALVRADKTRHRIQTGDLFTFANQDGLHCRDKMEINDPERARQRWLLKTYAFRDQAAADRYADRWIDGVPGRVGDGT
- the galE gene encoding UDP-glucose 4-epimerase GalE, coding for MTWLITGGAGYIGAHVVRAMSEAGEKAVVYDDLTSGIAERVPDGVPVVVGSVLDGERVARALTDHSVTGVVHLAAKKQVGESVELPLRYYRENVEGLRVLLDAVTAAGVPSFVFSSSAAVYGMPDVDLVTEETPCLPMSPYGETKLAGEWMVRATGRATGLSTASLRYFNVAGAASPELADTGVHNLVPMVFEKLTESAAPRIFGDDYATPDGTCVRDYIHVIDLAEAHVAAARALRSAPGRSLTLNIGRGEGVSVREMIDRINALTGHDHPPTVTPRRPGDPARVVASADRAAAELGWKAKYDVEDMITSAWAGWVRLHPGAARD
- a CDS encoding isochorismatase family cysteine hydrolase, producing the protein MLDLINDIVHPEGKYGRDGYARHLARRGVLENAALALETARNRGIPVIHVVVGFTAGYPEWPAGSPVFHSAKDDGRILLGTWATQPHDAVKPADGEPVIAKHRISPFYGTGLDLTLRALGVDTLLLTGVSTDMVILATARDGHDRDYAVEVLEDATGADGDEMHTAALSVIGRTARITTVGEALAPGSVR
- a CDS encoding pyridoxal phosphate-dependent aminotransferase, with amino-acid sequence MNPRTATRFSGIERSATFAVLERVHALRAEGVDVLDLGGGEPDFDSPGHVVEAATRALDEGHTHYAPSRGLPELLAAVAQKLERDNGIVARKDRDIVVTPSAKHALFISLLALLDPGDEVLVPTPSWVSYASMARLVGAVPVSVPLDAADGFRLTRDVLEQYVTPRTKVLLLNTPNNPTGRVLSADEARTVSEFVRDHDLLVVSDEIYEKIVYGGARHLSLASLPGCADRTLTVNGFSKAYAMTGWRLGYVCGPTDVVGEILKAQQHSVGCAGTFVQYGGLAALTGPQDDVAAMTHEYAARRELVVSGLNRLPGVRCALPEGSFYVFPDIRGTGFATSAEFAAWLLDEARVAVTPGSAFGPGGEGHVRLSFATSRAVIDEAVHRMGEALARRSPVLAGAEPSPPEPVARLTPQCLGEI